In Vagococcus hydrophili, one DNA window encodes the following:
- a CDS encoding GNAT family N-acetyltransferase, with translation MLTRKIATPSDYEMILKIWKLSVKATHHFLSDEDRLFYKEQIPKFLDAVELSLWFDEEQLIGFSGGNGYELDMLFLDPKFIGKGYGHSILTWLIENKNISFIDVNKQNETAKDFYLKHGFKVESESQTDGFGKLYPILHLKR, from the coding sequence ATGTTAACAAGAAAAATAGCAACACCTAGTGATTATGAGATGATTTTAAAGATATGGAAATTATCGGTAAAGGCAACTCACCACTTTTTAAGTGATGAAGACCGTTTGTTTTATAAGGAACAAATTCCGAAATTTTTAGATGCTGTGGAGCTTTCTCTTTGGTTTGATGAGGAGCAGCTGATTGGTTTTAGTGGGGGAAATGGTTATGAATTAGACATGCTATTTCTAGACCCAAAGTTCATTGGTAAAGGATATGGTCATTCGATTTTAACCTGGTTAATTGAGAACAAGAACATTTCTTTTATTGATGTGAATAAGCAAAATGAAACAGCTAAAGACTTCTATTTGAAACATGGGTTTAAGGTAGAATCTGAAAGTCAGACAGATGGCTTTGGTAAGCTTTATCCGATATTACATTTGAAGAGATAA
- a CDS encoding alpha/beta hydrolase, translating into MKRNYEAVLAEKIREQQYQVTHRDVPVTIKPIPDCDITGAMDPRLYQNQKKLSLIMKFMPKSLMKFDASPKSIKRLRKMFNSVDSTPMVEEKIEEMAFTVTAEDGYEIPMIRFQQAQPIENSPVLYFIHGGGFFAGSIDVVREALRLFVHETNMIAVSIDYRLAPENPYPIGHKDCYSGLRWLADHVSEWGADPHSIFVAGDSAGGNLTAYCSNRDIEENRQDVCGQILLYPTLNMGGVKDKYTEFSIDRDVKMYKKHESVIRPSIEIFSEMTGGLQEILGTDNVLVPYLTPYMSVSEKMPPTMITSGEHDFLTFESLAYAKKLIDLGVDTTVTLYNGMGHAYIDQIGNFPQAEDCIRDISDFVRKNRK; encoded by the coding sequence ATGAAACGAAATTACGAAGCGGTATTAGCTGAAAAAATTAGAGAGCAACAATATCAAGTGACACATCGAGATGTGCCAGTGACGATTAAACCCATTCCAGATTGTGATATTACAGGTGCGATGGACCCAAGACTTTATCAGAATCAAAAGAAACTAAGTTTAATCATGAAATTTATGCCAAAGAGTTTGATGAAATTTGATGCGAGTCCCAAATCGATTAAACGCCTGAGAAAAATGTTTAATAGTGTGGATTCAACGCCAATGGTGGAAGAGAAAATTGAGGAAATGGCTTTTACCGTAACCGCTGAGGACGGTTATGAGATTCCAATGATTCGTTTCCAACAAGCTCAACCCATTGAAAATTCACCAGTTCTTTATTTTATTCACGGTGGTGGCTTCTTTGCGGGAAGTATTGATGTGGTTCGTGAGGCACTGCGTTTATTTGTTCATGAGACGAACATGATTGCAGTTAGCATTGATTACCGTTTAGCGCCAGAAAATCCATACCCAATTGGACACAAAGATTGTTATTCTGGTTTGAGATGGTTGGCGGATCATGTGAGTGAGTGGGGAGCTGATCCTCATAGTATTTTTGTAGCTGGAGACAGTGCGGGTGGTAACTTAACTGCCTATTGTAGTAATCGTGACATTGAGGAAAATCGCCAAGATGTGTGTGGTCAAATCTTACTTTATCCAACTCTTAACATGGGTGGCGTGAAAGATAAGTATACAGAGTTTAGCATCGACCGAGATGTTAAGATGTATAAGAAACATGAAAGTGTAATTCGTCCGTCGATTGAGATTTTCTCAGAGATGACAGGGGGCTTACAAGAAATTTTAGGCACAGATAATGTCCTGGTTCCGTACTTAACACCTTACATGTCAGTAAGTGAAAAAATGCCACCAACCATGATTACTTCAGGAGAGCACGATTTTCTGACCTTTGAAAGTTTGGCTTACGCTAAAAAGTTAATCGATTTAGGTGTTGATACGACAGTTACTTTGTATAACGGGATGGGGCATGCTTATATTGATCAAATCGGTAACTTCCCACAAGCAGAGGATTGTATTCGCGACATAAGTGACTTTGTTAGAAAGAATCGAAAATAA
- a CDS encoding phosphatase PAP2 family protein, with the protein MKKKTWALFILFAILLVSFTFMDLEISQILYNPESLFGWFFESFGEVVLALIGCFSAASLIRVSGKKWSIGNILLGVLFFFDTFMASFLITHYLKLPMVVMGLLAGLCFVIFPLIALKIKEADFEVVRRIAKAGVVISLAPIIIVTVLKVLWGRQRYRSMVNPAAEFTPWYVINGFTTDDNFMSFPSGHSANSATIIWITWLPMWLEKLKGKEMMLYGIVAAWIVCVMLSRVIMGAHFASDVLMGASITIALNLYLKKKWGGNPLREC; encoded by the coding sequence ATGAAGAAAAAAACATGGGCTTTGTTTATCTTATTCGCTATTTTATTAGTCAGTTTTACTTTTATGGATTTGGAAATATCACAAATTTTGTATAATCCAGAAAGTTTATTCGGTTGGTTTTTCGAGTCATTTGGTGAAGTGGTTCTGGCATTGATAGGTTGTTTTAGTGCCGCAAGTTTAATTCGGGTGAGTGGCAAAAAGTGGTCTATTGGAAACATCTTACTGGGAGTCTTATTCTTTTTTGATACGTTTATGGCGAGTTTCCTAATCACTCACTATTTGAAATTGCCCATGGTTGTGATGGGACTTTTAGCAGGCCTTTGTTTTGTGATTTTTCCTTTGATTGCTTTAAAGATTAAGGAAGCTGATTTTGAAGTGGTGAGAAGAATTGCTAAAGCAGGTGTTGTTATTTCCTTGGCACCGATTATTATTGTGACTGTTTTAAAAGTTCTTTGGGGCAGACAACGTTACCGTAGTATGGTCAACCCAGCAGCCGAATTTACACCTTGGTATGTGATTAATGGCTTCACTACAGATGACAACTTTATGTCATTTCCTTCTGGTCACTCAGCGAACAGTGCCACGATTATTTGGATTACGTGGTTACCTATGTGGTTAGAGAAACTAAAAGGCAAAGAAATGATGCTTTACGGAATTGTGGCGGCTTGGATTGTTTGTGTGATGTTGAGTCGTGTGATTATGGGAGCTCATTTTGCTAGTGATGTGTTAATGGGCGCTAGTATAACGATTGCTTTAAATTTATATTTGAAGAAAAAATGGGGTGGAAATCCTCTGAGAGAATGTTAA
- a CDS encoding ROK family protein, with translation MTQSTHYLSIDIGGTFIKHALINHSGQIVFVKKEATPSNLSEFKDVLKNVLKEYTNQVKAVAVSCPGKIDSEAGIVYHGGALTFLHEFPLKDFIEKEINLPCGVMNDGKSAALAELWLGQLKGIENGGVMTLGTGVGGGLILNGSLHSGAHFQAGELSMMMLTSESPVAMDAIGGARGSAVNFVKQAAEMLGLDDVLDGRHVFEELEKKNELIYPLFENYCQGVAFMMMNVQAVVDLEKIAIGGGISAQPILVEEIKRQHQKILDGFPVFSSMMPPIEIVACHFRNEAGLLGALYHLLEEMDQH, from the coding sequence ATGACACAATCGACACATTATTTAAGTATTGATATTGGGGGAACCTTTATCAAACATGCCTTGATTAATCACAGTGGGCAAATTGTATTTGTAAAAAAAGAAGCGACACCTTCTAATTTATCTGAGTTTAAAGATGTTTTAAAAAATGTATTAAAAGAATATACGAATCAAGTGAAAGCTGTGGCAGTCAGTTGTCCAGGTAAAATTGATTCTGAAGCGGGAATTGTTTATCACGGAGGGGCTCTAACTTTTTTACACGAGTTTCCTTTAAAAGATTTTATTGAAAAAGAGATTAATTTACCTTGTGGTGTGATGAATGACGGAAAATCAGCAGCACTTGCTGAATTATGGTTAGGACAGTTAAAAGGTATTGAAAATGGTGGTGTCATGACACTTGGAACTGGTGTTGGTGGTGGTCTGATTTTAAATGGTAGCCTGCACTCAGGCGCTCATTTTCAAGCAGGTGAATTGAGTATGATGATGTTGACATCAGAAAGCCCAGTAGCGATGGACGCTATTGGTGGTGCGAGAGGATCAGCAGTTAATTTTGTGAAACAGGCGGCTGAGATGTTGGGACTAGATGACGTGTTAGATGGTCGTCATGTGTTCGAGGAATTAGAAAAGAAAAATGAGCTTATCTATCCACTATTTGAAAATTATTGCCAAGGGGTAGCCTTTATGATGATGAATGTTCAAGCGGTGGTGGATTTAGAGAAAATAGCAATTGGTGGGGGCATTAGCGCACAACCAATCTTAGTAGAAGAAATCAAACGTCAACATCAAAAAATTTTAGATGGTTTCCCAGTCTTTTCAAGTATGATGCCACCGATTGAAATCGTTGCTTGTCATTTTAGAAATGAAGCAGGACTTTTAGGGGCGCTCTATCATTTATTAGAAGAAATGGACCAACATTAA
- a CDS encoding TraX family protein, whose translation MERKINAFHLKIIAIVAMLINHIGQGFSIYEYNHFLFFSTEFIGKLTFPIMAYLLVEGFYYTKNLKKYMLRMALFWVISIYPFHLLHAQGTPFEPIELVNNIFFTLLMGLLMLRAIKKITNKGIRIFIVIVFSLLTAMSDWSVVGIFMIYGFYIIKDPKRKIISPCFHTTFFLFLIMLMGAVGAPDNVMWYMPITALGIFLVIPLLLNYNGERGLNNNFIKWGFYLFYPLHTIVLVLIRNLI comes from the coding sequence ATGGAAAGAAAAATCAATGCGTTTCATTTAAAAATTATTGCTATCGTCGCAATGCTAATAAATCATATAGGCCAAGGATTTAGTATATATGAATACAATCATTTTTTGTTTTTTTCTACAGAATTTATAGGAAAGCTTACTTTTCCCATAATGGCATATTTACTAGTAGAGGGATTTTATTATACTAAAAATTTAAAGAAATATATGTTGAGAATGGCATTGTTTTGGGTGATTTCAATCTACCCGTTTCATCTTTTACACGCCCAGGGAACACCATTTGAACCAATAGAATTAGTAAATAATATCTTTTTCACCTTACTAATGGGATTACTAATGCTTAGAGCAATAAAAAAAATAACGAATAAAGGCATACGGATCTTTATAGTCATAGTATTTTCCCTACTTACGGCGATGTCTGATTGGAGCGTAGTTGGAATTTTTATGATTTATGGCTTTTATATAATAAAAGATCCTAAGAGAAAAATCATATCACCATGTTTTCATACAACCTTTTTTTTATTTCTAATAATGCTTATGGGAGCTGTAGGTGCGCCTGACAATGTTATGTGGTACATGCCTATTACCGCATTAGGTATCTTTTTAGTTATACCACTTTTACTAAATTATAATGGAGAGCGGGGATTGAATAACAATTTTATCAAGTGGGGGTTTTATTTATTTTATCCATTACATACAATCGTATTAGTATTAATTAGAAATTTAATTTAG
- a CDS encoding CidA/LrgA family protein: MKQLFVIFLFSFLGEIVSKIIPIPGSVIGMVLLFFALHFKWIKMEQVEDTGHWLINNMGLFFVPAGVGLMANFEMLKDIWWQLLIIMVITTGLMIVFVGRVVQRIKRRFDKKTLLKKELKSHVE, from the coding sequence ATGAAGCAGTTATTCGTCATATTTTTATTTTCTTTTTTAGGAGAGATTGTCTCGAAGATTATTCCGATTCCAGGTAGTGTGATTGGGATGGTGCTTTTATTTTTTGCTCTTCATTTTAAATGGATTAAAATGGAGCAAGTGGAAGACACAGGACATTGGCTCATTAACAACATGGGATTGTTTTTCGTTCCAGCAGGAGTTGGACTGATGGCTAATTTTGAGATGTTAAAGGACATTTGGTGGCAGTTGCTGATTATTATGGTGATTACAACAGGTCTAATGATTGTCTTTGTGGGACGTGTGGTTCAACGAATCAAGCGTCGTTTCGATAAAAAAACTCTATTAAAAAAGGAATTAAAATCTCATGTTGAATGA